One genomic region from Sphingobacterium sp. UGAL515B_05 encodes:
- a CDS encoding gluconate 2-dehydrogenase subunit 3 family protein produces the protein MNRRESLRALGLIAAGSGLLTAACNSKDAKNAVADNSKKLPGVQDFEYERTEQLYAEKFFDEHEMATITVLADIIIPKDNISGSASEAGVPDFIEFIVKDLPDNKIPMRGGLRWLDLQSKKRYGTVFIKCSAKDQLALVDDIAYPDLAKPEMKQGAAFFSLMRNLTSSGFYTSEMGVKDIGYAGNKPGVWNGVPDDVLKEHGFDPTKFFG, from the coding sequence ATGAATAGAAGAGAATCTTTAAGAGCATTAGGATTAATTGCAGCTGGATCTGGTCTTTTAACCGCAGCTTGCAATTCAAAAGATGCTAAAAATGCAGTAGCAGACAATAGCAAAAAATTACCTGGAGTCCAGGATTTTGAATACGAACGCACGGAACAATTATATGCCGAAAAGTTTTTTGACGAACATGAAATGGCTACAATCACTGTTTTGGCAGATATTATTATTCCTAAGGATAACATTTCAGGAAGTGCTTCGGAAGCGGGAGTGCCCGATTTCATCGAATTTATCGTAAAAGATTTGCCTGATAATAAAATCCCTATGCGTGGCGGACTTCGTTGGCTTGACCTCCAATCCAAAAAGCGTTACGGAACAGTATTTATCAAATGCAGTGCAAAAGATCAACTTGCATTGGTAGATGATATTGCCTACCCTGATTTGGCAAAACCGGAAATGAAACAAGGTGCAGCCTTCTTTTCATTGATGCGCAACCTGACTTCCTCGGGATTTTACACGAGTGAAATGGGTGTGAAAGATATCGGCTATGCCGGAAATAAACCTGGAGTCTGGAATGGTGTACCAGATGATGTGTTGAAAGAGCACGGTTTTGACCCGACTAAATTCTTTGGATAA
- a CDS encoding flagellar motor protein MotB yields MKNLVFPMTVLTASLFVIGCGVSKKQYAGLQSDYSKLQTEHSQLTKQYQDGQLQLAEGRTRIKSLEDQLASERQNNADLRSAYAALQKSLDNSINQNSQGNINISKLVDEINASNKYIKHLVETKNKSDSLNLVLTNNLTRSLSREELQEVDVQVLKGVVYISLADNMLYKSGSYEINDRADQTLSKIAKIIQDYRDYEVLIEGNTDTDPISKPNIRNNWDLSTLRASSVVQALQNKYGVDPKRLTAGGRGEYNPIADNTTALGKQRNRRTQIIITPKLDQFMELIDKAPEATEVPSAQ; encoded by the coding sequence ATGAAGAATTTAGTTTTTCCAATGACTGTATTAACGGCCAGTTTGTTTGTTATCGGATGTGGTGTTAGCAAAAAGCAATATGCTGGTTTACAGTCTGACTATAGTAAATTACAAACGGAGCACAGTCAATTGACCAAACAATATCAGGATGGACAGCTTCAATTGGCTGAAGGTCGGACACGGATCAAGAGTTTAGAAGATCAGTTGGCCTCTGAACGGCAAAATAATGCGGATCTCCGATCGGCTTATGCTGCTTTGCAGAAATCGCTCGATAACAGTATTAATCAGAATTCACAGGGAAATATTAATATTTCCAAGTTGGTTGATGAAATTAACGCTTCAAATAAATATATTAAGCATCTCGTTGAGACGAAAAACAAATCCGATTCCTTGAATCTGGTATTGACCAATAATTTGACAAGATCGCTTAGCCGTGAGGAATTGCAGGAAGTTGATGTACAGGTATTAAAAGGGGTAGTTTATATCTCACTTGCTGATAATATGCTTTACAAATCCGGCAGCTATGAAATTAATGATAGAGCCGACCAGACATTAAGTAAAATTGCGAAAATTATCCAAGATTACAGAGATTATGAAGTATTGATTGAAGGTAATACCGATACCGATCCAATTTCTAAACCTAATATTCGGAATAACTGGGATTTAAGTACATTACGGGCTTCTTCTGTGGTACAGGCTTTACAAAATAAATATGGTGTGGATCCTAAACGCTTAACTGCAGGTGGTAGGGGAGAATATAATCCAATTGCAGATAACACAACGGCTCTAGGTAAGCAACGGAATAGAAGAACGCAGATTATTATCACCCCTAAATTGGATCAATTTATGGAGTTGATTGATAAGGCTCCGGAGGCTACTGAGGTACCATCGGCACAATAG